A single window of Xylocopa sonorina isolate GNS202 chromosome 5, iyXylSono1_principal, whole genome shotgun sequence DNA harbors:
- the LOC143423804 gene encoding uncharacterized protein LOC143423804, with amino-acid sequence MSVAGTRRLYRVGLVAVLVTALCVLTLLDSPPQLPDPPADPPPTPGGEPPGTRSIVAYSWARRLALDYRPSKECDGNGTYGTTLNTFKLADAKWLETIPGQLFLYSAHLDLRVAGYPSLRVIGVKRGPLPTSGLFCTIWYEEEERGRAVSVEALVSTIWLDEWGETVDSYAGILVGCQLPPEAAIEPSRVHVGLEPCHQNASHSLAINGDDRNGAELRRRQFTVCIKGLDFDEDISSKIVAFVEFNRILGAELFYFYVFNVHDNVRKVLRLYERSNVIRWFNLTLPGDLPNEKYARRRFLNEDIWIKRRMELIPYNHCFYDNLHRSEFVLPIDIDEAIVPAKRNNWHELLLDERIKLGRSFKDFASYAVRNAYFFPELQTRNQTERVPFELNSTNFLADLDYLDTVRTACISPEGDSVKSFVSTRRALTVHNHYALTTLNPSTRRAHHFDPDDVLKHHHRACDDRHLDCELLMADVAIDESALRYADELGERMTLFLNDLKTFT; translated from the exons GTGGCGAGCCCCCGGGCACAAGAAGCATCGTGGCTTACTCGTGGGCGCGGAGATTGGCACTCGATTACAGGCCCTCCAAGGAGTGCGACGGTAATGGAACGTACGGAACGACGTTAAACACGTTCAAGTTAGCCGACGCCAAGTGGCTCGAGACAATCCCCGGACAGCTCTTCCTGTACAGCGCCCACTTGGACCTGAGAGTGGCCGGTTATCCGAGCCTCAGGGTGATTGGCGTTAAACGTGGACCTCTGCCGACCTCTGGCCTTTTCTGCACCATTTG GTACGAGGAAGAGGAACGCGGCAGAGCCGTCAGCGTGGAGGCACTGGTCTCGACGATCTGGTTGGACGAGTGGGGCGAGACGGTGGACAGCTACGCGGGGATCCTCGTCGGCTGTCAATTACCACCGGAAGCGGCGATCGAGCCCTCCAGGGTGCACGTAGGCCTGGAGCCCTGCCACCAGAATGCTAGTCATAGTTTAGCGATAAACGGGGACGACAGGAACGGGGCGGAATTAAGACGTAGACAGTTCACGGTGTGCATCAAGGGGCTGGACTTCGACGAGGACATCTCGTCGAAGATCGTCGCGTTCGTCGAGTTTAATCGCATACTGGGCGCGGAGCTCTTCTACTTTTACGTGTTCAACGTGCACGATAACGTCCGCAAGGTGTTGAGACTGTACGAGCGATCGAACGTGATCAGATGGTTCAATTTGACGCTGCCGGGCGACCTGCCGAACGAGAAGTACGCCAGGAGGCGGTTCCTCAACGAGGACATCTGGATCAAGAGGCGTATGGAGTTGATACCGTACAATCACTGCTTCTACGACAATCTCCATCGGTCGGAGTTCGTGCTGCCCATAGACATCGACGAGGCGATCGTCCCAGCGAAGAGGAACAACTGGCACGAGCTGTTGCTCGACGAGAGGATCAAGCTCGGCAGGTCGTTCAAGGACTTCGCCTCGTACGCTGTCAGGAACGCTTACTTCTTCCCAGAGCTGCAGACCAGGAACCAAACCGAGCGTGTCCCCTTCGAGTTGAACTCGACTAATTTTCTGGCTGACCTGGATTACCTGGACACCGTCAGGACCGCCTGCATTTCGCCGGAGGGCGACTCCGTCAAGAGCTTCGTTTCGACGAGGCGCGCGTTAACCGTGCACAATCATTACGCCCTGACCACGCTGAATCCGTCCACGAGGCGGGCGCATCACTTCGATCCGGACGACGTACTGAAGCATCACCACAGGGCCTGCGACGATCGACACTTGGACTGCGAGCTTCTGATGGCCGACGTCGCGATCGACGAATCCGCGTTGCGATACGCGGACGAACTCGGAGAGAGGATGACGCTGTTCTTGAACGACCTCAAGACATTCACGTAG
- the LOC143423809 gene encoding uncharacterized protein LOC143423809, producing MTVPEEDRKNMRHSSSWPDRATQTVKVRVDPLSRAFTIIPTIREGLHPLLATRASWIDEIVLLDRGGSTSVETKRRFLDDTVAIERDGRNELGETFELRTLVPDVMKKSSGREIAGDESTTEGRNSESRLPSSPTRVETPRDHRVDNKGTPERSESGLFPADEEHSTLQGRRDDTLRTNFRLKSIGEPWIPSTVRDERTQEDAKANVWEQRGALPVETVVEIETSNIARPLGEIQEEKEREEEEEEKERGVSLSQQSSPRRQPNPHIRIVDYDYITSFSIQAERSPQHACPKCTSEGLLRERVDPFRSPVSSKKSISGRCQDGKQETARKYSRAEGKMRNSWRRIGASGLIGGARNRERDRYARKRNGGLLCRPAGDVRKEATLRRHYYPEGGWGYVIVTCSALVHFLGIGLQLAAPGSWHLTAELKFHQPALHSAEEYKRTISLIGG from the exons ATGACAGTGCCAGAGGAGGACCGGAAGAACATGAGACACAGCAGCTCCTGGCCGGACCGGGCGACGCAGACGGTGAAAGTGCGCGTGGACCCGTTGTCGCGCGCCTTCACGATCATCCCGACGATTCGCGAGGGCCTCCACCCGCTGCTGGCCACGAGGGCCAGCTGGATCGACGAGATCGTTCTCCTCGATCGCGGCGGATCGACGTCCGTCGAGACGAAACGGCGATTCCTGGACGACACCGTGGCGATCGAGCGGGACGGCCGCAATGAATTAGGGGAAACTTTCGAACTACGCACACTGGTACCTGACGTTATGAAGAAAAGTTCCGGAAGAGAAATTGCGGGGGACGAAAGTACAACCGAGGGTCGCAACAGTGAGTCAAGATTGCCGTCGTCTCCCACTCGCGTGGAAACTCCGAGAGATCACCGTGTAGACAATAAGGGTACGCCCGAGAGAAGTGAATCAGGCCTCTTTCCCGCTGATGAAGAACATTCGACGTTACAAGGCAGGAGGGACGATACACTTAGGACGAACTTCCGATTGAAATCAATCGGTGAGCCCTGGATACCCTCGACTGTACGAGACGAACGTACACAAGAAGACGCTAAGGCGAACGTGTGGGAACAGCGAGGCGCCCTTCCCGTGGAGACAGTCGTGGAAATCGAGACGTCAAACATCGCGCGTCCTCTAGGCGAAATACaagaggaaaaagaaagagaagaagaagaagaagaaaaggaacgaGGAGTAAGTTTGTCCCAACAATCATCCCCGAGAAGACAGCCCAACCCGCACATTCGAATAGTGGATTACGACTACATAACGAGCTTCTCGATCCAAGCGGAGAGGAGCCCGCAGCACGCGTGCCCGAAATGCACGTCGGAGGGTCTGCTGCGTGAACGCGTGGACCCGTTCCGTTCGCCGGTGTCGAGCAAGAAAAGCATCTCCGGCCGGTGTCAGGACGGCAAACAGGAAACGGCCCGTAAATATTCCCGCGCGGAGGGGAAAATGAGGAACAGCTGGCGTCGAATAGGGGCGAGCGGTCTAATTGGTGGCGCCAGGAATAGGGAGAGGGATAGGTACGCGCGTAAGAGGAACGGCGGGCTGTTGTGCAGGCCGGCGGGCGACGTTAGGAAAGAGGCCACCCTGAGGAGGCACTACTACCCGGAGGGTGGCTGGGGCTACGTGATCGTGACCTGTTCGGCCCTGGTCCATTTCCTTGGGATCGGGCTGCAGCTCGCGGCGCCTGGCAGCTGGCATCTAACCGCAGAGCTGAAGTTCCATCAGCCTGCCCTTCACAGCGCAG AGGAATATAAGCGAACGATTTCACTTATCGGCGGATAA